In the genome of Quercus robur chromosome 3, dhQueRobu3.1, whole genome shotgun sequence, one region contains:
- the LOC126719321 gene encoding uncharacterized protein LOC126719321, producing METIPVRSVRLNRPFRFQEFWLSDMSFLNVVSSAWGGNRNLAESIEVFSKEATCWNRNHFGNIHQKKRRIMARIYGVQKAISNWLSSSLINLEDKLHQELEVVLDQERDLWMLKSRINWMIQGDCNTSFYHVSALARRKRNHIASVKDERGVWLTMEREVMEHFRNGFISLYTTSLEEASWVPRQNVRGHVHLSEEIKDMIGGMVTSEEIRDALWSMKPYKAPG from the coding sequence ATGGAGACCATTCCGGTTAGATCAGTTCGGCTCAACCGTCCATTCAGATTCCAAGAGTTCTGGCTCTCAGATATGTCTTTCCTTAATGTTGTTTCTAGTGCTTGGGGTGGTAACCGGAATTTAGCTGAGTCTATTGAGGTTTTCTCTAAAGAAGCTACCTGTTGGAATAGGAATCATTTTGGGAATATCCaccaaaagaagagaagaattaTGGCGAGAATCTATGGTGTCCAAAAAGCTATCTCCAATTGGCTGAGCTCCTCTCTCATTAATCTCGAGGATAAGTTGCATCAGGAGCTTGAGGTGGTTCTAGATCAAGAAAGGGACCTCTGGATGCTTAAGTCCAGAATTAATTGGATGATTCAAGGGGACTGCAATACCTCTTTTTATCATGTTTCTGCCCTTGCTAGAAGGAAAAGGAATCACATTGCCTCGGTTAAAGATGAGAGGGGTGTGTGGTTAACGATGGAGAGAGAAGTAATGGAGCATTTTAGAAATGGTTTTATCTCCCTCTATACCACTTCTTTAGAGGAGGCCTCTTGGGTGCCAAGGCAGAATGTGCGTGGCCATGTGCATCTGTCCGAGGAAATCAAGGACATGATTGGTGGTATGGTTACCTCGGAGGAAATCAGAGATGCTTTATGGTCTATGAAACCTTATAAGGCGCCAGGCTAG